One part of the Glycine soja cultivar W05 chromosome 11, ASM419377v2, whole genome shotgun sequence genome encodes these proteins:
- the LOC114374681 gene encoding putative disease resistance RPP13-like protein 1, with protein sequence MAEALVGGALLSAFLQVAFDRLASRQVVDFFRGRKLNEKLLKKLKVKLLSINAVVDDAEQKQFENSYVKAWLDEVKDAVFDAEDLLDEIDLEFSKCELEAESRAGTRKVRNFDMEIESRMKQVLDDLEFLVSQKGDLGLKEGSGVGVGLGSKVSQKLPSTSLVVESDIYGRDEDKEMIFNWLTSDNEYHNQLSILSVVGMGGVGKTTLAQHVYNDPRIEGKFDIKAWVCVSDDFDVLTVTRAILEAVIDSTDNSRGLEMVHRRLKENLIGKRFLLVLDDVWNEKREKWEAVQTPLTYGARGSRILVTTRTTKVASTVRSNKELHLEQLQEDHCWKVFAKHAFQDDNPRLNVELKEIGIMIVEKCKGLPLALKTIGSLLYTKVSASEWKNVFLSKIWDLPKEDNEIIPALLLSYHHLPSHLKRCFAYCALFSKDHEFDKDDLIMLWMAENFLQFPQQSKRPEEVGEQYFNDLLSRSFFQESRRYGRRFIMHDLVNDLAKYVCGNICFRLEVEEEKRIPNATRHFSFVINHIQYFDGFGSLYDAKRLRTFMPTSGRVVFLSDWHCKISIHELFCKFRFLRVLSLSQCSGLTEVPESLGNLKHLHSLDLSSTDIKHLPDSTCLLYNLQTLKLNYCYNLEELPLNLHKLTNLRCLEFVFTKVRKVPIHLGKLKNLQVLSSFYVGKSKESSIQQLGELNLHRKLSIGELQNIVNPSDALAADFKNKTHLVELELNWNWNPNQIPDDPRKDREVLENLQPSKHLEKLSIKNYGGTQFPSWFLNNSLLNVVSLRLDCCKYCLCLPPLGHLPFLKCLLIIGLDGIVNIDANFYGSSSSSFTSLETLHFSNMKEWEEWECKAETSVFPNLQHLSIEQCPKLIGHLPEQLLHLKTLFIHDCNQLVGSAPKAVEICVLDLQDCGKLQFDYHSATLEQLVINGHHMEASALESIEHIISNTSLDSLRIDSCPNMNIPMSSCHNFLGTLEIDSGCDSIISFPLDFFPNLRSLNLRCCRNLQMISQEHTHNHLKDLKIVGCLQFESFPSKGLSAPFLEIFCIEGLKNLKFLSECMHILLPSLYRLSIHDCPQVEFIFNAGLPSNLNYMHLSNCSKLIASLIGALGANTSLETLHIGKVDVESFPDEGLLPLSLTSLWIYKCPYLKKMNYKDVCHLSSLKELILEDCPNLQCLPEEGLPKFISTLIILGNCPLLKQRCQKPEGEDWGKIAHIKDVKVW encoded by the coding sequence ATGGCAGAAGCATTGGTTGGTGGTGCTCTTCTTTCTGCTTTCCTTCAGGTTGCATTTGACAGGTTGGCTTCACGCCAAGTGGTGGACTTCTTTCGCGGAAGAAAGCTCAATGAAAAGCTGCTGAAGAAGCTGAAGGTGAAGCTTCTGTCCATAAATGCTGTGGTTGATGATGCAGAACAAAAGCAGTTTGAGAATTCATATGTGAAAGCATGGCTTGATGAGGTCAAAGATGCTGTGTTTGATGCAGAGGATCTGTTGGATGAAATAGACTTAGAATTCTCCAAATGCGAGTTGGAAGCCGAATCCCGGGCCGGTACTAGAAAGGTACGAAATTTTGACATGGAAATTGAATCAAGGATGAAACAAGTCCTTGATGACTTGGAATTTCTTGTAAGTCAGAAGGGTGATTTAGGTTTGAAAGAGGGCAGTGGTGTTGGTGTGGGATTGGGTAGTAAAGTGTCACAGAAATTGCCATCAACATCTTTGGTGGTTGAAAGTGATATTTATGGCAGAGATGAGGACAAAGAAATGATCTTTAATTGGCTCACATCTGACAATGAATATCATAACCAGCTATCAATACTTTCTGTTGTGGGCATGGGCGGGGTGGGTAAGACTACGCTTGCCCAACATGTATACAATGACCCTAGGATAGAGGGTAAATTTGATATCAAAGCTTGGGTTTGTGTTTCGGatgattttgatgttttgacAGTAACAAGAGCAATTCTTGAGGCGGTCATTGACTCAACTGATAATAGTAGAGGCCTAGAAATGGTTCATCGACGGTTGAAAGAAAATTTGATAGGCAAGAGATTTCTTCTCGTTTTGGATGACGTTTGGAATGAAAAACGAGAAAAGTGGGAAGCTGTGCAAACTCCTCTTACTTACGGGGCCAGGGGAAGTAGAATTCTTGTCACGACGCGCACTACGAAAGTTGCTTCTACCGTGCGATCAAATAAAGAACTTCACTTGGAGCAATTGCAAGAAGATCATTGCTGGAAAGTTTTTGCTAAGCATGCATTCCAAGATGATAATCCTCGGTTGAATGTTGAGTTGAAGGAGATTGGTATAATGATAGTTGAAAAGTGTAAAGGATTGCCGCTTGCCTTGAAAACAATTGGAAGTCTTTTATACACAAAGGTATCTGCCTCAGAATGGAAAAATGTATTTCTAAGCAAGATATGGGACTTACCCAAAGAAGATAATGAAATTATCCCTGCTTTATTATTGAGCTATCACCACCTTCCTTCTCATCTAAAGAGATGCTTTGCTTATTGTGCCTTGTTCTCCAAAGATCATGAGTTTGACAAGGAcgatttaattatgttatggATGGCTGAAAATTTTCTACAATTCCCTCAACAGAGTAAGCGTCCAGAAGAAGTTGGTGAACAGTACTTTAATGATCTATTGTCGAGATCCTTCTTTCAAGAATCAAGGAGATATGGAAGGCGCTTTATCATGCATGACCTTGTAAATGATTTGGCTAAATATGTTTGTGGGAACATCTGTTTCAGGTTGgaagttgaagaagaaaaaagaataccaAATGCAACTCGTCATTTTTCATTTGTAATCAATCACATTCAATATTTTGATGGGTTTGGGAGTTTATATGATGCTAAAAGGTTACGTACTTTTATGCCAACAAGTGGGAGAGTGGTTTTTCTTAGTGATTGGCATTGTAAGATATCGATACATGAGTTGTTCTGCAAGTTTAGGTTTTTACGTGTGTTATCTTTGTCTCAATGTTCTGGCCTTACTGAGGTGCCCGAGTCTTTAGGCAATCTTAAGCATCTCCATTCATTAGACCTTTCTAGTACTGACATAAAACACCTACCGGATTCAACATGTTTGCTCTATAACTTGCAAACACTGAAGCTTAATTATTGTTACAATTTGGAGGAGCTTCCTTTGAATTTACATAAACTCACCAATTTGCGTTGCCTTGAATTTGTGTTTACTAAAGTGAGAAAGGTACCAATTCATTTGGGAAAACTGAAAAATCTTCAAGTATTGAGTTCGTTTTATGTTGGCAAAAGTAAGGAGTCCAGTATACAGCAACTTGGAGAACTCAATCTTCATAGGAAGCTATCGATTGGGGAGCTGCAAAATATTGTGAATCCATCAGATGCATTAGCAgcagattttaaaaataaaacacatctTGTGGAGCTAGAGTTAAATTGGAACTGGAATCCGAACCAGATCCCTGATGATCCAAGGAAAGACAGGGAAGTACTCGAGAATCTACAACCTTCTAAACACTTGGAGAAGTTGTCAATTAAGAACTATGGGGGTACACAATTTCCAAGTTGGTTTTTGAATAATTCATTGTTGAATGTAGTTTCCTTAAGATTGGACTGCTGTAAATATTGCCTATGTTTGCCTCCACTTGGACATTTGCCATTTCTCAAGTGTCTGTTGATTATAGGGCTTGATGGGATAGTGAATATTGATGCTAATTTTTATGGGAGTAGCTCTTCTTCATTTACATCCTTGGAAACATTGCACTTCTCCAACATGAAGGAATGGGAAGAATGGGAATGTAAAGCTGAGACAAGTGTCTTTCCAAACCTTCAACATCTTTCTATAGAGCAATGTCCCAAGCTGATAGGGCATCTACCAGAACAACTTCTTCATTTAAAAACACTATTTATTCATGACTGCAACCAACTTGTGGGTTCTGCTCCTAAGGCTGTAGAAATTTGTGTATTAGATCTACAAGACTGTGGAAAGCTGCAATTTGATTATCATTCGGCTACTTTGGAACAGCTTGTTATTAATGGTCACCACATGGAAGCATCAGCACTAGAAAGTATTGAGCACATCATATCTAATACTTCTCTTGATTCCTTGCGCATTGATTCTTGTCCGAATATGAATATTCCCATGAGCAGTTGCCACAATTTCCTTGGAACTTTGGAGATTGATAGTGGATGTGACTCTATAATTAGTTTTCCTCTAGATTTCTTCCCAAATCTCCGTTCACTTAATCTCAGGTGTTGTCGTAATCTACAAATGATTTCACAGGAGCACACTCATAATCATCTCAAGGATCTGAAAATTGTTGGGTGCCTTCAATTTGAATCATTTCCCAGCAAAGGATTATCTGCACCATTTCTAGAGATCTTTTGtattgaaggattgaagaatttgaaatttttgtctGAATGCATGCATATCCTCCTTCCATCTCTTTATAGGCTATCGATACACGATTGTCCACAAGTTGAGTTTATCTTCAATGCAGGTTTGCCATCAAATCTAAATTACATGCATCTCTCAAATTGCTCAAAACTCATTGCTTCACTAATAGGGGCTTTAGGAGCCAACACCTCTCTAGAAACCTTGCATATTGGAAAAGTGGATGTGGAGTCTTTTCCTGATGAGGGGTTGTTGCCACTCTCTCttacttctctatggatctatAAGTGTccatatcttaaaaaaatgaactacAAGGATGTTTGCCACCTCTCCTCTCTCAAGGAATTGATTCTTGAAGACTGTCCCAACCTCCAATGCTTACCAGAGGAGGGTCTACCCAAATTCATTTCAACTCTTATAATTTTGGGCAATTGTCCATTGCTCAAACAGCGTTGCCAGAAACCAGAAGGTGAAGACTGGGGAAAGATTGCTCACATTAAAGATGTGAAGGTTTGGTAA